In a single window of the Nicotiana tomentosiformis chromosome 8, ASM39032v3, whole genome shotgun sequence genome:
- the LOC138897866 gene encoding uncharacterized protein, translating into MDLEAAGEKRLLQLNELDKFRLHSYENVKLYKEKTKRWHDKRIKPRHFEPGQHVLLFNSRLKLFPGKLKSRWSYAFEMVRVTPYGVIELCALNGERKILVNRQRVKHYWGGIIDREKTNVVLADE; encoded by the coding sequence ATGGACCTTGAAGCCGCGGGTGAGAAGAGACTCTTGCAGTTGAATGAGTTAGATAAGTTCAGGCTGCACTCTTATGAAAATGTTAAGCTTTACAAAGAGAAAACGAAAAGATGGCATGACAAGCGTATCAAGCCACGTCACTTCGAGCCAGGCCAACATgtattattgttcaattctagGCTCAAGTTGTTTCCTGGGAAGTTAAAATCGAGATGGTCATACGCGTTTGAGATGGTGAGAGTCACTCCTTATGGTGTAATTGAGCTGTGTGCTTTAAATGGTGAAAGGAAAATTTTAGTGAATAGACAAAGAGTCAAGCACTATTGGGGAGGAATAATTGATCGTGAGAAGACCAACGTTGTACTCGCTGATGAGTAA